The following coding sequences are from one Arthrobacter sp. PvP023 window:
- a CDS encoding SDR family NAD(P)-dependent oxidoreductase — protein sequence MSIFPAERTAIVTGAVSERGIGRATVNYLAAQGWNIGIIDLDDALCKAAAKELAAQYGVQAFGVGANVADETSVRNAIDQIEAELPQIVALANVAGVSSPVPYLELDAAEWDRVLNINLNGVHYATRRVAESMVKNRIGRIVNISSVSAQRGGGTFSKTPYSVAKAGVIGLTRATARELGEYDITVNAISPGPIDTDIMGGTLSQERKDELTKDLVVNRVGSTRDIAAAIAFLISEDAGYISGQTLNVDGGLYMH from the coding sequence ATGAGCATTTTCCCCGCAGAACGCACCGCAATCGTCACCGGAGCCGTCTCCGAGCGCGGCATCGGCCGGGCCACCGTCAACTACCTGGCCGCGCAGGGCTGGAACATCGGCATCATCGACCTGGACGACGCCCTGTGCAAGGCCGCAGCCAAGGAACTGGCCGCCCAGTACGGTGTCCAGGCCTTCGGTGTCGGAGCCAACGTGGCCGATGAAACTTCCGTCCGCAACGCGATCGATCAGATCGAAGCGGAGCTGCCGCAGATCGTTGCCTTGGCCAACGTGGCCGGCGTCAGTTCACCGGTTCCGTACCTGGAACTGGACGCCGCCGAATGGGACCGCGTGCTGAACATCAACCTCAATGGCGTCCATTACGCCACCCGCCGCGTGGCCGAATCCATGGTCAAGAACCGGATCGGACGCATCGTCAACATCTCCTCCGTATCCGCGCAGCGCGGCGGCGGCACGTTCTCCAAGACGCCGTACTCGGTGGCGAAGGCCGGCGTGATCGGCCTGACCCGCGCCACGGCACGCGAACTGGGGGAGTACGACATCACCGTCAACGCCATCTCCCCGGGCCCCATCGATACCGACATCATGGGCGGCACGCTCAGCCAGGAACGCAAGGACGAACTCACCAAGGACCTGGTGGTCAACCGGGTCGGATCCACACGCGACATCGCAGCAGCCATCGCCTTCCTCATCAGCGAGGACGCCGGTTACATCTCCGGCCAGACGCTGAATGTGGATGGCGGACTCTACATGCACTAG
- a CDS encoding ribose-5-phosphate isomerase, producing the protein MSADKSTAGWRIVIGNDEAGVEYKEALKALLEADSRVASVTDVGVGANDSTAYPHVAVDAARKVADGEADRALLICGTGLGVAIAANKVPGIRAVTAHDGYSVERSVLSNNAQVLTMGQRVIGLELAKKLVGEWLDYRFDETSSSAAKVDAICSYEPDYTKAV; encoded by the coding sequence ATGAGCGCGGACAAGAGCACTGCAGGCTGGCGCATTGTCATCGGAAACGATGAAGCGGGCGTCGAATACAAGGAAGCGCTGAAGGCGCTCCTCGAAGCGGACAGCCGGGTCGCGTCCGTCACGGATGTGGGCGTCGGCGCCAACGACTCAACCGCGTACCCGCACGTCGCCGTCGACGCCGCCCGCAAGGTGGCCGACGGCGAAGCGGACCGTGCGTTGCTGATCTGCGGCACCGGACTGGGCGTGGCCATCGCGGCCAACAAGGTCCCCGGGATCCGCGCCGTCACCGCCCATGACGGCTACTCCGTGGAACGGTCGGTCCTGAGCAACAATGCCCAGGTCCTCACCATGGGCCAGCGCGTGATCGGCCTGGAACTGGCCAAGAAACTGGTGGGCGAATGGCTCGACTACCGTTTCGACGAGACATCATCCTCCGCCGCCAAGGTGGACGCCATCTGCTCCTACGAGCCCGACTACACGAAGGCAGTCTGA
- a CDS encoding 3-hydroxyacyl-CoA dehydrogenase family protein, which produces MTETAKGPANAENTATFDVNSARKIAVVGSGYMGGGIAQVLALGGARVALADVSAEVAQSNYDRLLAESDQFVADGLFPAGSTEILKQNLWAAKDIEEAVADADFIEEAVPEVIAIKHQTLARISAAARPDAIIGSNTSTISIAELSEPVTNPERFLGVHFSNPSPFIPGVEIIPHAGTSAATVGAARDLVHAAGKQTAVVKDVTGFVLNRLQYALFHEAAQLVEQGIATADDVDTLVRTTFGFRLPFFGPFAIADMAGLDVYNFCYKSLQTDFPERFATPKILTDLVDAGKLGTKTGAGFLNVPAERTPELIAYRNKAYVAMQQLLEDLGPAPIH; this is translated from the coding sequence ATGACCGAAACAGCAAAAGGCCCAGCAAACGCGGAAAACACAGCGACGTTTGACGTGAACAGCGCCCGGAAGATCGCCGTCGTCGGCTCCGGCTACATGGGCGGCGGGATCGCGCAGGTCCTGGCGCTCGGCGGGGCCCGGGTTGCACTCGCCGATGTGTCCGCCGAAGTGGCGCAAAGCAACTACGACCGCCTGCTGGCGGAATCGGACCAGTTTGTGGCCGACGGCCTGTTCCCCGCCGGTTCCACAGAGATCCTGAAGCAGAACCTCTGGGCCGCCAAGGACATTGAGGAAGCCGTGGCGGACGCGGACTTCATCGAGGAAGCCGTTCCCGAGGTCATCGCCATCAAGCACCAGACCCTGGCCCGCATCAGCGCCGCCGCCCGGCCGGACGCCATCATCGGCTCCAACACCTCCACCATCTCCATCGCCGAACTGTCCGAACCGGTCACCAACCCGGAGCGGTTCCTCGGCGTGCACTTCTCCAACCCCTCGCCCTTCATCCCCGGTGTCGAGATCATCCCTCACGCCGGCACCTCGGCGGCCACCGTCGGCGCAGCCCGCGACCTGGTCCACGCCGCCGGCAAGCAGACGGCGGTCGTCAAGGACGTCACCGGCTTCGTGCTCAACCGCCTGCAGTATGCGCTCTTCCACGAAGCGGCGCAGCTGGTGGAGCAGGGCATTGCGACGGCGGACGACGTGGACACCCTTGTCCGCACCACCTTCGGCTTCCGCCTGCCGTTCTTCGGTCCGTTTGCCATCGCGGACATGGCCGGGCTGGACGTCTACAACTTCTGCTACAAGTCCCTCCAGACCGACTTCCCGGAGCGGTTCGCCACCCCCAAGATCCTCACGGACCTGGTGGACGCCGGGAAGCTGGGCACCAAGACCGGTGCGGGCTTCCTCAACGTTCCGGCCGAGCGCACCCCCGAGTTGATCGCGTACCGCAACAAGGCCTACGTCGCCATGCAGCAGCTTCTCGAAGACCTCGGCCCCGCCCCGATCCATTAG
- a CDS encoding MFS transporter, which yields MSLTATSTKELLDSPVLKSAISKASFRLMPMLVILYVVAFLDRTNVGFAEAALGVDRGVTAGAYALGAGIFFIGYALFEIPSNLLLTKFGAKVWLARIAITWGIVSACFAFVQGETSFIILRFLLGVTEAGLFPGVIMFLAAWFPNKVRVKMFAIFYLAQPFSQMMGAPLSGWLINIGDQVPGVAGWQVMFFVEGMLAVLAGIAAYFFLINSPQDAKFLNPGEKKALLDVMALEDTVKEETGPRGVLAAMKNRKVWYFTVIYFCLQVAVYGVTFYLPQQVAQLTGQKVGFAVGLLAAIPWFFGIFACYFIGKAANTIVRRRVWGTGLFISTGLCIFGSAWAGANHIPALGIIFITLAVCSFLSIGPIAWSYPTAFLTGTAAAAGIGLINSLGNLGGFVAPILRTTVNQVTASDTGTMGVYALGVLPFLAAAMMFATKRFQNKADELLEK from the coding sequence ATGTCCCTAACAGCAACATCCACCAAGGAGCTCCTGGATTCACCGGTCCTCAAATCGGCGATTTCCAAGGCCTCGTTCCGGCTGATGCCGATGCTGGTCATCCTGTATGTGGTGGCTTTCCTGGACCGCACCAACGTCGGCTTCGCAGAAGCAGCGCTTGGTGTGGACCGCGGGGTCACCGCCGGGGCCTACGCCCTTGGCGCCGGCATCTTCTTCATCGGCTACGCACTGTTCGAAATCCCCAGCAACCTGCTACTGACCAAGTTCGGTGCCAAGGTGTGGCTGGCCCGCATCGCCATCACCTGGGGCATTGTGTCCGCGTGCTTCGCCTTCGTCCAGGGCGAGACCTCCTTCATCATCCTGCGCTTCCTGCTGGGTGTCACCGAAGCCGGCCTGTTCCCGGGCGTCATCATGTTCCTGGCGGCCTGGTTCCCGAACAAGGTCCGAGTGAAAATGTTTGCCATCTTCTACCTGGCTCAGCCGTTTTCCCAGATGATGGGCGCGCCGCTGTCCGGCTGGCTGATCAACATCGGCGACCAGGTTCCCGGTGTGGCCGGCTGGCAGGTCATGTTCTTCGTTGAAGGCATGCTCGCGGTCCTGGCCGGCATTGCCGCGTACTTCTTCCTGATCAACAGCCCGCAGGACGCCAAGTTCCTGAACCCGGGCGAAAAGAAGGCGCTGCTGGATGTCATGGCACTGGAGGACACCGTCAAGGAGGAAACCGGCCCCCGGGGCGTGCTCGCCGCCATGAAGAACCGCAAGGTCTGGTACTTCACGGTCATCTACTTCTGCCTCCAGGTGGCAGTGTACGGCGTGACGTTCTACCTGCCGCAGCAGGTGGCGCAGCTGACGGGCCAGAAGGTTGGCTTCGCGGTGGGACTCCTGGCGGCCATCCCGTGGTTCTTCGGCATCTTCGCCTGCTACTTCATCGGCAAGGCAGCCAACACCATCGTCCGCCGCCGGGTGTGGGGCACGGGGCTGTTCATCTCCACCGGGCTCTGCATCTTCGGCTCGGCCTGGGCCGGCGCAAACCATATCCCGGCACTGGGCATCATCTTCATCACTCTTGCGGTGTGCAGCTTCCTGTCGATCGGGCCCATCGCATGGTCCTACCCGACCGCTTTCCTCACCGGCACGGCGGCCGCGGCGGGCATCGGCCTGATCAACTCGCTGGGCAACCTGGGCGGTTTCGTGGCCCCGATCCTGCGCACCACGGTCAACCAGGTCACGGCGTCCGACACGGGAACCATGGGCGTCTACGCCCTCGGCGTCCTGCCGTTCCTGGCGGC